GACGAATCCTTGCTTGGTCTGCTCTACGTCTTCTCGAGGCTGCTTCAGCAAGTTTTCCCACTTCAAGTTTACGCTTGGTAGATCGCTGCGAATCCGTGCACTATTcaatctctctctctggtgcACCATGccttttgtttgtttgtttttcgcTATTGTTGTTTGTGTGGCTGCACGTTGAGTGCGCTACTTCCGTACATTTGTCCATTCGGGATGCTTAAAAAGGGAGTCCAAAGCCGCGGAATATGAAGAGGTGCTGCCGGCTGCTTTCTGCGGTAGAGGCAGCGTCGCTCATACGCCGCGTTGGTCCCTTTGCAGTGCACCGTGGTGAGACCAAGGGCGTCATTGAAATTCTCTCCGGCGACCCCAATCACCCTGTGAAGAAGCTCAACCTTCTTGGCCTCGCCTATGCAGCCGCTCTCACAGAGCTTTCAGAGCTACTCTCTGAGGAGCTCAACGCTGAAGCCCGTGTCGCCATCTTCGCAGCACGTGACGGGTGCTCGTTTTCGGCTGGCATCGACTTGAAGGAACTCTCGGGAATGCGGCCGCCTTCTGGCAGtggagccgctgccactgcagcagcgtcgagcGGCTCCAAAGCCCATGCAATGCTTCTTCAGAACCAGCACCGTGTGGTGCGCGCTTTCCAAGATGGAATATCTTCgctggcgcggtgccgcatTCCCATCATCGCCGCGATCGATGGCCATTGCATCGGTGGGGCTACATCGGTCGCTTCTTCATGCGACGTGCGTTACACCACAGCACGTGCAACCTTTTCTGTGAAGGAGGCAGCAGTGGGTCTCGCCGCGGACAttggcgtgctgcagcgtcttcCCGCCATTATTGGTGAGGGACGCACGCGCGAGCTTGCCTTTACGTGCCGCGACTTCAGCGGTGTGGAGGCCAAAGCAATGGGCTTTGTCGAGGAAGTGTGTACAGATTATCCAGCGCTCCTCACCCACGCGCGCAAGCGCGCAGCACAGATAGCTGCCAACTCGCCACTGGGAGTGCAGAACACAAAGTTGGTCCTGAATTGGGAACGGGAGCGCGCGGCCCAGACGTCGCTCGAGTACCAAGCTGCCATCAACGCCTTTAGTCTGCACTGCAACGACATCCCAgaggcagcgcgtgcgtttGCTGAGAAGCGAGCGCCCGTATTCACTGATTACATGGTGAATCCCAGAGGAGGTCTGCCGCATTCAAGGCAATCGTGACTGTAATGGCCGTAAGCAGTCCTCCTTGCGAGGGGGGTTTccgcgtgtatgcgtgcccCTGTTTCttctcccacacacacgcgagcgAACAGGAGGTTTTCTTCCatgcctcctctcctctctcccctccatGCGACTTTTATCGCGCCTTTCATGTTTATCTATGTGTGTATTGTAGCAGAGTCTTACCCTGCTCGAATTCCGGTTTCCGTTCTTTGGTGTGGATGCTagcgtttcttttttttttttgttttgttttcgttttgttgtGTTTGCTTGCTTGTCTGCCTTACTGTGTTGCTGTTTATGGTTTCgcattgtgtgtgtgcgtcacTCCTCTGTGGTGAGCTCCTCTCATAACTTCTGCCGCCCCACCAGTTTACTCTccggcggcacagcagctgaTGGGGTTCAGCGTCTTATTTATTGCGCTCCCTTTCTCTTGGGCCCCTCACATCCTCTCCGAACGAAGTGGCACGCGAGAATGCGTCCCTCTGACTGCCAGATGTCGGGCCTACTACCCAAagcagcagaaaaaaaagcaaagaaaaacagaatCATCGCTAGAACCGGATCCTTACACCGACAAGTGATCACGATGCaacggaggagagggagagtaCGGAATCGAGTGAAAGTCCTGTGTGGTCTCGTGCTCCCTCCCTAGTTCTCCCAACCCAGAAATATTGTGCGCCGAAGAAGCATTTAAGCATTACCCTGTATTATTGTTTACCCCGCACCGCTATATAAGTACTCAGCGGACTTTGACGCAATGGCTCCTCGCCGTTtctcgttgctgctgcttacTCCTTCCCACCTACCCCCACGCCTCTCTTTCGGTGGTATCGGTGCCATACacctttttttcgtttccgACGCCCTCGCCGGCTCTCATGACTCTCGCGCGCTCGCCCTtacctcttcccctccccgcctcccccctcttccctttttgcCCTCACCGACTCCAACAcgaaaacacacaaacacacatgcCTGCATGGAAACGCCGATGCATCACACACTCGATCGCAGATCTCCAGCAAAACTAGCTCCGCATTCTCCCCTCTCTtaagcaacgaaaaaaaggaaatCGCGTCTCTCCAAAAGaccaaacaacaacaaaaagtCCCTCGACAGCTGAACAACCAAAAAAGAAGAGACGCGAAGCCTTCATCAGCCCCAAGCACGTATTACTAGTAGCTCACTGGTCTTTCTTTGTTGTCTCGTTGTGGTTGTGGTTGTTGTGTacctttgtgtgtgcgtgtgtcccacgcctcccctttcccctctcctctgttATTTTTGTACTCGTGatcccgtctctctccctcacccctcaAACATTATCGTGGTCCAGACGCGTTCACTCTTTCTTTTGGCTTTCACTTATTTGTCGCACCCAAGTATTTCCTACATaccccccctctcttttctgGCTTCGACCACCTCTTTTGCTTTTGGTGTTGTTTTCCGTTTGTCGTCTTTCTCACTACAcatctcccctctccccacgcCCTTCGCATCAgcttgttgctgttgttgctgctgctgcccatcaCCCACCCTTCTTTTAGCCACTCCCTCTTTTCCCCAGCattctcccccccccgtctTCTCCTCGCTTCCCTACGAGCTTGCTCGGAGAAGAGTGAAGAAAGCAACAACGACAATCCCatatcttttttttttgcttttctttcaGTTGTTTGCTTCTTGGGTTGGGATTCTACTGTTATCTACACCTCCCTCTACCTCCACTCCCCCCAGCTGCCTTCAcactttttttgtttctttcgGCCCTCCCCGCACACATCTagcccttccctttcctttctgtgtgtgtgtgtgtttgtggggTTGTgtttcgccccccccctccctcgtcgtTGTTATTGTTTGCTTTCTTCGCTCATCTTTCATCTgatttttgtgtgtgtgtgtgtgtgtatgtgtgtgtaggtTTTGACCGTTCCTTtattttttgtttgcttggcttccttttctccctccccctccccgactTTTTGTTTGacaccctctctcttccgtcTCATCTACCCAACCATATCTgcctctgtttttttttccttctgcCGTTTTTGATTTTTGGTCCTGTTCTGCCACCTGTGCTCTCCTCATCCAACacactctttctctcgcagattcttgtgtgtgtgtacgtctgCATCTTCCGTCTCTAGtgtttgtctgtgtgccAAGGCGTTTCGGTCGTTTTCttgtgcgtttttttttctgccttgattttcttttgtttgtgtTGTGTGCTccccgtttttttttaggTCTTACGTGTTTACatttcccctccccttttgttgttttgtttccGGTTGTGTTGATTccctcgcccctctccatctctctcgcgtgctgtgtgtgtgtgtgtggtctctctgtcttctcAGGTTCTTTttcttgctgttgttgttttctctGAGTCACCTTTGACTGTGCgtcatttctttttttttattggTTCTTCTTTCTTCGTTGACCGACTGCCACTCCGAGAATCAgtcgtttgtgtgtgtgtgtgtgtgcttcttcCTTCACTTCCTGTTTCGTAACTTTCTGTGTcagtgtgtctgtgtattCGGACAGCAACGGAAACGAAGGGGATTGCCTgcaagacgaaaaaaaacgaaaaggagagaaaaggatatcaccgtggcggcagcacgtaggaaaaagaagcaaaGTCGAGCAAGCAATAAAGGTAGTTGTTGAgtgaaacaaaaaaaaaaacagaaagcaTACACGTCGCgaaaacaacagcaaaactGAACGAGAGGGGCCAGCGGCAATAGAcagagaaaacgaaaaggcacTTCAAAGCAGAGCAGGAGTGGCAGAAGagttgtgcgcgtgtttgcttatttttttcgtgtgtgtgtgtgtgtgtgggtgggtgggtgtatGTGAGAGAGTCCGATTCCCTCCACGAGAAATTCTCGCATCTCTCTGGCCCCTCTTCTGGTGGGCTCGCTGTggtctccctcctctttctgcGTAGAAACGCCTTCCCACTCGCGTGTGGTTGCGTTTTACTTTGCTTGTCTTTCTGTCAATTTTTTTCCTCTGTCTTACCTTTTTTCAAAGACCAATAACGAAAAAAAATTCTCAAAAAGCCGGGAACGACtttgtgtgtgagtgcgtgcgtgagtgttcctttttttttttactggGTTCTCGTCGTTTTCTTGTTTCCgctttttctgtgtgtttctctctctcttggtGTGTGAGTGGGTATCTTCTTTCGCAACGCTacttcaccgcctcctccctccttccttgcacccccccccctgcctcgccctcgctgcccatcagcgcgcgtgtctctgtgtctgAGTGATTTTTCATCTCCCATTTTTTTCGCTAGTGCACTACCCATTTACGTGCAgtcgaaaaaaaagcggagGACAGACCCAAAAGTGGCAGCGCTCGTGCTTCTCTGATTTTCTTTGTTACTGCTTATATCCATACAGACGTATTTCCAAAGAAGAAGATACactcttccccccccctccgcttcTTTTGGTACTTGCATTTCCGTCTTCCCTCTATtgtcgctcttcttcgcgtgtctgtgtgcccgtgtgcgtgtgtttgtttcTCTTTGTCTTTGCGCCGCCATCCACCACCCCATATCCACCTCCGTTTGCCtgctgtctttttttttctgtccCTACGGGCTCGCTTGTCTCCTTGTCTGaccgaagaaaaaaacacacgaaaaagaaaggaaacaGTGTCGTTggactgtgtgtgtgtatgtgcagGTGATTCTCGCTGAGATTGCTTCTTACAGTCGCCTATCGGCTTGTGAACATCTCtgttcgttgttgttgtccattctcttcgctctttcgttttttttttttcgccttttcGCGCCTGCTTTCGattcctcctcctcccttccttccttcctttgTGAACGTGTGGCAAAACAAGCAACGGTacaagaaaacaaca
The window above is part of the Leishmania donovani BPK282A1 complete genome, chromosome 18 genome. Proteins encoded here:
- a CDS encoding peroxisomal enoyl-coa hydratase, putative; this translates as MKRCCRLLSAVEAASLIRRVGPFAVHRGETKGVIEILSGDPNHPVKKLNLLGLAYAAALTELSELLSEELNAEARVAIFAARDGCSFSAGIDLKELSGMRPPSGSGAAATAAASSGSKAHAMLLQNQHRVVRAFQDGISSLARCRIPIIAAIDGHCIGGATSVASSCDVRYTTARATFSVKEAAVGLAADIGVLQRLPAIIGEGRTRELAFTCRDFSGVEAKAMGFVEEVCTDYPALLTHARKRAAQIAANSPLGVQNTKLVLNWERERAAQTSLEYQAAINAFSLHCNDIPEAARAFAEKRAPVFTDYMVNPRGGLPHSRQS